One Sulfurihydrogenibium subterraneum DSM 15120 DNA segment encodes these proteins:
- a CDS encoding cupin domain-containing protein, which yields MDLKQLIKKLEDMGYRNIYSWCDEPETYYDWHTHRYDEVRLVFKGSIIIGTEDEVYHLKEGDILEVKAGTKHWAKTEEGVCYLCGSK from the coding sequence ATGGATTTAAAACAGCTTATTAAAAAACTTGAAGATATGGGATATAGAAACATCTACTCTTGGTGTGATGAGCCAGAGACTTACTACGACTGGCACACTCATAGATATGACGAAGTTAGGTTAGTTTTCAAAGGCTCAATAATAATAGGCACAGAAGATGAAGTATATCACTTAAAAGAAGGCGATATTTTAGAAGTAAAAGCAGGCACTAAACACTGGGCAAAAACAGAAGAAGGTGTCTGCTATCTCTGTGGAAGTAAGTAA
- a CDS encoding integrase core domain-containing protein — translation MLKKLWLIEKMEYTIDEMNRRLSSYVEKYNFIRPHYSLGYKTPADMLNKM, via the coding sequence GTGTTAAAGAAGTTATGGTTAATAGAGAAAATGGAATATACGATAGATGAGATGAATAGAAGATTAAGTAGTTATGTGGAAAAATACAATTTTATAAGACCGCACTACTCTTTAGGATATAAAACTCCTGCAGACATGCTTAATAAAATGTGA
- a CDS encoding rhodanese-like domain-containing protein — protein sequence MRKLIFAILLSFVFAYAYQDLDSKAFYEKIQKEKDVIVLDVRTPIEYEKDGHIPGSILIPVQVLPQYIKDLEKFKDKKILVYCRSGNRSVMSSKFLEQNGFKNVYNLKGGIIDWKKNNLPVEFGMKK from the coding sequence ATGAGAAAATTAATATTTGCTATACTACTAAGCTTTGTATTTGCCTATGCTTATCAGGATTTAGATTCAAAGGCGTTTTATGAAAAGATTCAAAAGGAAAAAGATGTGATTGTTTTAGACGTTAGAACTCCTATAGAATATGAAAAAGATGGACACATACCAGGCTCTATCTTAATACCAGTCCAAGTCCTTCCTCAGTACATAAAAGATTTGGAAAAGTTTAAAGATAAAAAAATACTCGTTTATTGCAGGTCTGGAAACAGAAGCGTTATGTCAAGTAAGTTTTTAGAACAAAATGGATTTAAAAATGTTTACAACTTAAAAGGCGGAATAATAGACTGGAAGAAGAATAATCTTCCAGTAGAGTTTGGAATGAAAAAGTAA
- the aspS gene encoding aspartate--tRNA ligase: protein MTDQLRDFKRDYYCGDLNEGNIGEEVRLLGWVDTVRDHGGVLFINLRDREGIVQVVFDPSKISQEVYNKAKKLKSEYVIGVKGIVGRRPTGTENPKMKTGNIEVLADYLIILNTSEVLPFQIEDNIKVSEEVRLKYRYLDLRRPSMQRNIILRHEVYQAVREFLVGNGFIEVETPMLTKSTPEGARDFLVPSRLEKGKFYALPQSPQLFKQILMVAGLERYFQIVKCFRDEDLRADRQPEFTQIDLEMSFVSEEDVMSLSEALIQHVYKKVLGIDVKIPFRRMSYEEAINRYGTDKPDLRYGLELIDITDIASEVEFKVFNDVAKSGGLVKGINVKGGAKFSRKEIDDLTEYAKKFGAKGMAWIKLENGEATSPILKFFTEDQKQKLFQRMQAQDGDLLVFIADKKDITHRVLGFLRKHLAEKLNLIDKNKLEFLWVVDFPLFEWDEEENRLVAIHHPFTSPKDEDIEKLDQALENPEIALSFKSKAYDMVLNGEEIGGGSIRIHTPYLQQKIFKLLNISEEEAKEKFGFLIEALSYGAPPHGGLAFGLDRILALMTGSESIRDVIAFPKTQKGVCPLTGAPDYVAEKQLKELGIKIEKDEE from the coding sequence ATGACAGACCAGCTTAGAGACTTTAAAAGAGATTACTATTGTGGAGATTTAAACGAAGGTAATATAGGAGAAGAAGTTAGACTACTTGGATGGGTTGATACTGTAAGAGACCACGGAGGTGTTTTATTTATAAATCTAAGAGACAGAGAAGGAATAGTTCAGGTTGTATTTGACCCTTCAAAAATATCCCAAGAAGTTTACAACAAAGCAAAAAAATTAAAATCTGAGTATGTAATAGGCGTTAAAGGTATTGTAGGCAGAAGACCTACAGGAACAGAAAACCCAAAAATGAAAACAGGAAACATAGAAGTTTTAGCAGATTATTTGATTATTCTAAATACAAGTGAAGTTTTACCTTTCCAAATAGAAGACAACATAAAAGTAAGCGAAGAAGTAAGGCTAAAGTACAGATACTTAGACCTTAGAAGACCATCAATGCAAAGAAACATAATACTAAGACACGAGGTTTATCAAGCTGTAAGAGAGTTTTTAGTAGGAAATGGATTTATTGAAGTTGAAACGCCAATGTTAACAAAATCAACACCAGAAGGAGCAAGAGACTTTTTAGTCCCTTCAAGGTTAGAAAAAGGCAAATTTTATGCACTTCCACAATCCCCTCAGCTCTTTAAACAGATTCTTATGGTTGCAGGTTTAGAAAGATACTTTCAAATAGTTAAGTGTTTTAGAGATGAGGATTTAAGAGCGGATAGACAGCCAGAGTTTACCCAGATAGACTTAGAGATGTCTTTTGTGTCAGAAGAAGACGTTATGAGTTTATCAGAAGCTCTTATTCAGCACGTTTACAAAAAAGTGTTAGGTATTGATGTAAAAATTCCTTTTAGAAGAATGTCTTACGAAGAGGCTATAAACAGATACGGAACAGATAAACCAGACTTAAGATATGGTTTAGAGCTTATAGATATTACAGATATAGCCTCAGAGGTTGAGTTTAAAGTATTTAACGATGTAGCAAAGTCAGGAGGACTTGTTAAAGGTATTAACGTAAAAGGTGGTGCTAAGTTTTCAAGAAAAGAGATAGATGACCTTACAGAGTATGCTAAAAAGTTTGGTGCTAAAGGAATGGCTTGGATAAAGCTTGAAAACGGTGAGGCAACATCTCCTATTTTAAAATTCTTTACAGAAGACCAAAAACAAAAACTTTTCCAAAGAATGCAAGCCCAAGACGGAGACCTGCTTGTATTCATAGCAGATAAAAAAGACATAACCCACAGAGTTTTAGGATTTTTAAGAAAGCATTTAGCAGAAAAGTTAAACTTAATAGATAAAAATAAGTTAGAGTTTTTATGGGTGGTTGACTTTCCTTTATTTGAATGGGACGAGGAAGAAAACAGGTTAGTTGCAATTCATCACCCATTTACAAGCCCAAAAGATGAAGACATAGAAAAGTTAGACCAAGCATTAGAAAATCCAGAAATTGCCTTATCTTTCAAATCAAAGGCATACGATATGGTTTTAAACGGAGAAGAGATAGGCGGAGGCTCTATCAGAATACACACTCCATACTTACAGCAAAAAATATTTAAACTACTAAACATATCAGAAGAAGAAGCAAAAGAAAAATTTGGATTTTTAATAGAAGCTCTAAGCTACGGAGCTCCACCTCACGGAGGACTTGCTTTTGGATTGGACAGAATCCTCGCACTTATGACAGGAAGTGAAAGCATAAGAGACGTAATAGCATTTCCTAAAACTCAAAAAGGAGTATGCCCTCTAACAGGAGCTCCTGATTATGTAGCGGAAAAACAGTTAAAAGAGTTAGGAATAAAAATAGAAAAGGATGAAGAATGA
- the aroD gene encoding type I 3-dehydroquinate dehydratase, with product MVKLALPITDDNVEDTLSKALLEDIDIIELRIDQFKIRDFKHILDVIKKVKEKGFIALATVRSKLEGGADIPDEGRFEIFSQIADYVDMADIEYTSFKINKQVIDFYHSKGKSVIMSYHDFEKTPSDDYIQTIINESKLMGADIVKYAFKARSFEDVARVMCITHKNREKNLVAILMGEIGKVSRVIAPVFGSLITYTFIGQSFAPGQLEAKKLNELLEFFNIQKGWKLD from the coding sequence ATGGTAAAGTTAGCTTTACCTATCACGGATGATAATGTAGAAGATACATTATCAAAAGCACTTTTAGAAGATATTGATATAATTGAATTGAGGATAGATCAATTTAAAATCAGAGATTTTAAACATATATTAGATGTAATAAAAAAAGTAAAAGAAAAAGGATTTATAGCACTTGCAACTGTAAGAAGTAAACTTGAAGGGGGAGCCGATATACCAGATGAAGGAAGATTTGAAATATTTAGCCAAATAGCAGATTATGTAGATATGGCAGATATAGAATATACTTCATTTAAAATAAATAAACAAGTAATAGACTTTTATCACTCAAAAGGAAAATCTGTAATAATGTCCTACCATGATTTTGAAAAAACTCCTTCTGATGATTATATCCAAACTATAATAAATGAAAGTAAGCTGATGGGAGCTGATATAGTAAAGTATGCCTTTAAAGCAAGAAGTTTTGAAGATGTAGCAAGGGTTATGTGTATCACACACAAAAACAGAGAGAAAAATTTGGTAGCAATACTTATGGGAGAAATAGGAAAAGTTTCAAGAGTAATAGCACCTGTATTTGGAAGTTTAATAACCTACACATTTATAGGTCAGTCTTTTGCACCAGGACAGTTGGAAGCAAAAAAATTAAATGAACTTTTAGAGTTTTTTAACATACAAAAAGGATGGAAATTAGATTGA
- a CDS encoding PhoH family protein gives MEKVSSYFEVGHILSPQDIRNLAVGFKLELEKEEKLEREQEKVKVADTILFSYKRKPIMAKTPTQKLYVETIKKNDITFGIGPAGTGKTYLAMAVAVSYLKQNKVSRVILTRPAVEAGEKLGFLPGTLEEKVDPYLRPLYDALYDMVDPEKVNDMIEKKVIEVAPLAFMRGRTLNDAFIILDEAQNTTKEQMKMLLTRIGFGSKAVITGDVTQIDLPKTSQSGLIEAIKILDGVKGIGFTRFSEKDVVRHPIVQRIIEAYNKYEEENQNEK, from the coding sequence ATGGAAAAAGTATCATCATATTTTGAAGTAGGACATATACTATCACCTCAAGACATAAGAAACCTTGCAGTTGGATTTAAACTTGAACTAGAAAAAGAAGAAAAATTAGAAAGAGAACAAGAGAAAGTAAAAGTAGCAGATACAATTTTATTCTCATACAAGAGAAAGCCTATTATGGCAAAAACACCTACTCAAAAGTTATACGTTGAAACGATAAAGAAAAATGATATCACTTTTGGAATAGGACCAGCCGGAACAGGTAAAACATATCTTGCAATGGCAGTTGCTGTTTCTTATCTAAAACAGAATAAAGTAAGTAGGGTAATTCTAACAAGACCTGCGGTAGAAGCTGGAGAAAAGTTAGGATTTTTACCAGGAACATTAGAAGAAAAAGTTGACCCGTACTTAAGACCACTATACGATGCACTTTACGATATGGTTGACCCGGAAAAAGTAAACGATATGATAGAAAAAAAAGTTATTGAAGTTGCACCTTTGGCGTTTATGAGAGGTAGGACTTTAAACGATGCTTTTATAATCCTTGATGAAGCACAAAATACAACAAAAGAGCAGATGAAAATGTTATTAACGAGGATAGGGTTTGGTTCAAAAGCTGTGATAACAGGAGACGTAACCCAAATAGATTTACCAAAAACAAGTCAGTCCGGATTAATAGAAGCTATAAAAATTTTAGATGGTGTAAAAGGAATAGGATTTACAAGATTTTCTGAAAAGGACGTAGTAAGACATCCTATAGTTCAAAGGATAATAGAAGCTTACAATAAATACGAAGAAGAAAATCAGAATGAAAAATAG
- a CDS encoding TM1812 family CRISPR-associated protein, giving the protein MLERDIENFEENLKNMLKEGKEKNIEELETGRRTGCYVSINDKRNFLAHSGLNVKSLC; this is encoded by the coding sequence ATGTTAGAAAGAGACATCGAAAATTTTGAGGAAAATCTGAAAAATATGTTAAAAGAAGGAAAAGAGAAAAACATAGAAGAGTTAGAAACAGGTAGAAGAACTGGCTGTTATGTATCCATAAATGATAAACGCAACTTTCTTGCACACAGCGGTTTAAACGTAAAATCACTATGTTGA
- a CDS encoding tRNA1(Val) (adenine(37)-N6)-methyltransferase, translated as MHLQKFNINLQEDEDLSPFIRGKVFIIQKKDGYRFNIDSLLLADFVNIKSSGKLIDLGTGSGIILILLSLKYKNLQFYGLEVQENLYQLAEKNLKINNLNANLQLGDVKEVKKFYEHQFFDYVVINPPYFKSGDYKNIQEKIARSEALATLEDFIKASWYLLKNKGKLFMIVPCERLSETVKYLKNNNIQPKRYRFVHPSIKEKATHFMVEAIKQAKEGGETVESPLIVYENPKEKKYTEYVWNLLENYPEHCL; from the coding sequence TTGCATCTGCAAAAGTTTAATATAAATCTTCAAGAAGATGAAGACCTTTCTCCTTTCATCAGGGGAAAGGTTTTTATAATTCAAAAAAAGGACGGCTACAGATTCAACATAGACAGTCTATTACTTGCTGATTTTGTAAACATAAAATCTTCTGGGAAGCTGATAGACCTTGGGACAGGCAGTGGAATAATATTGATTCTTTTGTCTTTAAAGTATAAAAATCTGCAATTTTATGGGTTAGAAGTTCAAGAAAATTTGTATCAACTGGCTGAGAAGAATCTTAAAATCAACAACTTAAATGCAAATCTGCAATTGGGAGACGTTAAAGAGGTAAAGAAGTTTTACGAACATCAATTTTTTGATTATGTTGTGATAAATCCACCTTATTTTAAATCAGGAGATTATAAAAACATCCAAGAAAAGATAGCAAGGTCTGAAGCTCTGGCAACTTTAGAGGATTTTATAAAGGCATCTTGGTATCTACTTAAAAATAAAGGAAAACTTTTTATGATAGTGCCTTGTGAGAGACTATCTGAAACAGTTAAGTATTTGAAAAATAATAATATTCAACCTAAAAGATATAGATTTGTACATCCTTCTATAAAAGAAAAAGCAACTCATTTTATGGTAGAAGCAATAAAGCAGGCTAAAGAAGGTGGAGAAACAGTAGAAAGTCCTTTAATAGTCTATGAAAATCCAAAAGAAAAAAAATACACTGAGTACGTATGGAACTTACTTGAAAATTATCCAGAACACTGTTTATAA
- a CDS encoding ATP-binding protein has protein sequence MKRLPIGITTLQSIKKDNCYYVDKTPFVKKLVDNGKYFFLSRPRRFGKSLFVDTLKQAFLGNKQLFEGLYLEKNWDWSIKYPVIHIDFGSRNIKDVNLLKRWIIEQLKEHIIIYNVKIEEEDDYGFLFRKLILKLYQEYKTQVVVLVDEYDKPILDNIENTEKAIEIRDILKDFYSVLKTAEPYLKFVFLTGVSRFSKVSIFSGLNQLNDITIDSRFSTICGYTQSELETVFAEQLEGVNLEELKYWYNGYNWLGDKVYNPFDILLFFDKREFRPFWFETGTPTFLIKLLKQNKYYLPKIEELEVGEELLSNLDIDYIYPENLLFQSGYLTIKETQQLLGKWYYKLTYPNFEVKTSFNDAFLTHLTPPPLKNTTEIELTKAILQNDLEKLKTALHSFFASIPNDWYRRNDLDNYEGFYASVVYALFTGSGLNTKAEDTTNIGKIDLTVFYQDRAYIIEFKVVEKEAENKA, from the coding sequence ATGAAAAGACTACCAATAGGCATAACCACATTACAATCAATAAAAAAAGACAACTGCTACTATGTAGATAAAACTCCTTTTGTCAAAAAGTTAGTAGATAATGGAAAGTACTTCTTTTTAAGCAGACCAAGAAGATTCGGAAAATCTCTGTTTGTAGATACTCTAAAGCAGGCTTTTTTAGGCAATAAACAGCTGTTTGAAGGACTGTATTTAGAGAAAAATTGGGACTGGAGTATAAAGTATCCTGTTATACACATTGATTTTGGAAGTAGAAATATAAAAGATGTTAATTTATTGAAAAGATGGATTATAGAGCAACTTAAAGAGCACATTATAATCTATAACGTTAAAATAGAAGAAGAAGACGATTACGGATTTTTATTTAGAAAGTTAATCTTAAAGCTATACCAAGAATATAAAACTCAAGTTGTAGTGTTGGTGGATGAGTATGATAAACCAATACTTGATAACATAGAAAACACAGAAAAAGCCATAGAAATTAGAGATATTTTAAAAGACTTCTACAGCGTCTTAAAGACAGCTGAGCCTTATCTAAAGTTTGTATTTTTAACAGGTGTGTCAAGGTTTTCAAAAGTATCTATATTTAGCGGTTTAAATCAGCTAAATGATATTACTATAGATTCAAGATTTTCAACTATTTGCGGATATACTCAGTCAGAGCTTGAAACTGTATTTGCAGAACAGTTAGAAGGAGTAAATTTAGAAGAGCTAAAATATTGGTATAACGGTTATAACTGGCTTGGTGATAAAGTTTATAATCCTTTTGATATTTTACTATTTTTTGATAAGAGAGAATTTAGACCTTTCTGGTTTGAAACAGGAACGCCAACCTTTTTAATTAAACTCCTAAAACAAAATAAATATTACCTTCCAAAAATAGAAGAGTTAGAAGTAGGAGAGGAGCTTCTTTCTAACCTTGACATAGATTACATATATCCAGAAAACCTTTTATTTCAGTCAGGTTATTTAACAATAAAAGAAACTCAGCAACTACTGGGTAAGTGGTACTATAAACTAACATATCCAAACTTTGAAGTAAAAACAAGTTTTAACGATGCATTTTTAACTCACTTAACACCACCACCGCTAAAAAACACGACAGAAATAGAACTAACAAAAGCAATATTACAAAATGACTTAGAAAAATTAAAGACAGCTTTACACAGCTTCTTTGCAAGCATACCAAACGATTGGTATAGGAGAAACGATTTAGACAACTACGAAGGATTTTACGCATCTGTGGTGTATGCACTGTTTACAGGAAGCGGATTAAACACAAAGGCAGAAGATACGACTAACATTGGAAAGATAGACTTAACTGTATTTTATCAAGATAGAGCGTATATAATAGAGTTTAAAGTAGTAGAGAAAGAAGCTGAAAACAAGGCTTAA
- a CDS encoding FAD-binding domain-containing protein codes for MVLDVLKHYDKNDENVVSFFNELIVWRELSRNFCWYNPLYNQYEGIPQWAKETLEEHKKDKRDYLYSLQEFEEAKTHDPYWNASQKELLKTGRIHNYMRMYWAKKIIEWTENPKQAFDIACYLNDKYALDGRDPNGYGGISWCFGTFDRPWQERKVFGKIRYMNDKGLERKFDIKAYVFKVNLL; via the coding sequence GTGGTTTTAGATGTTTTAAAACATTACGACAAAAACGATGAGAATGTTGTGTCGTTTTTCAACGAGCTTATAGTGTGGAGGGAGCTGTCAAGGAATTTCTGCTGGTACAATCCACTGTATAACCAGTATGAAGGCATTCCCCAGTGGGCAAAGGAAACCTTAGAAGAGCATAAAAAAGACAAGAGAGATTACTTATACTCTCTGCAAGAGTTTGAAGAAGCTAAAACTCACGACCCTTACTGGAACGCTTCACAAAAAGAGTTGTTAAAAACAGGAAGAATTCATAATTATATGAGAATGTACTGGGCTAAAAAGATAATTGAGTGGACAGAAAATCCAAAACAGGCGTTTGATATTGCATGCTATCTTAACGACAAATACGCTTTAGATGGGAGAGACCCTAACGGTTATGGAGGAATATCTTGGTGTTTTGGCACTTTTGACAGACCTTGGCAAGAAAGAAAAGTTTTTGGAAAGATAAGGTACATGAACGACAAAGGATTAGAGAGAAAGTTTGATATAAAGGCATATGTGTTTAAAGTTAACCTTTTGTAA
- the ilvD gene encoding dihydroxy-acid dehydratase: protein MRSDEIKKGIERAPHRSLLRACGLKEEDFGKPFIGVANSYIDIIPGHVHLQEFAQHVKQAIREAGGVPFEFNVIGVDDGIAMGHSGMFYSLPSRELIADSVETVVQAHKLDGLVLIPNCDKIVPGMIMAAARVNIPTILVSGGPMAAGHTQNGKPIDLATVFEAVGSIKKGLIKEEELLDIESHACPTCGSCSGMFTANSMNCLAEALGIALPGNGSILAIDPRRIELAKQAGRQIVELVKANLKFRDIVNYQTFENAFTLDIAMGGSSNTVLHLLAIAHEAGIEFPMEKIDEISRKTPTLCKLAPASQYHMEDLDRAGGIYAILKELSKKNLLHLGRPTVLMKTLGEAIRDAEIKDYNVIRPIDNPYSETGGLAVLFGNIAPDGAVVKAAAVDPKIMVHKGKAVVFDSEEEAIKGITNGKVKEGNVVVIRYEGPKGGPGMREMLAPTSTIMGMGLGDKVSLITDGRFSGATRGACIGHVSPEAAAGGPIGIIQDGDEILIDIPNRKIELLIPQEEFERRMKEFKPKKKEIPSPWLRRYSKFVTSANKGAILSDECS, encoded by the coding sequence ATGAGAAGTGATGAAATAAAAAAGGGAATAGAAAGAGCTCCCCATAGAAGTTTACTTAGAGCATGTGGACTTAAAGAAGAAGACTTTGGAAAACCGTTTATAGGTGTCGCTAACTCTTACATAGATATAATCCCTGGGCATGTTCATCTTCAAGAGTTTGCACAACACGTAAAGCAGGCTATTAGAGAAGCTGGAGGAGTTCCATTTGAATTTAATGTTATTGGCGTTGATGACGGAATAGCAATGGGGCACTCTGGTATGTTTTACTCTCTTCCAAGTAGAGAATTAATAGCAGACAGCGTAGAGACCGTTGTCCAAGCTCACAAGTTAGATGGACTTGTCCTTATACCAAACTGCGATAAGATTGTCCCCGGTATGATAATGGCAGCTGCAAGGGTAAATATTCCTACTATTTTAGTCAGTGGTGGTCCTATGGCAGCTGGTCATACCCAAAACGGAAAACCTATAGATTTAGCAACAGTTTTTGAAGCCGTTGGTTCTATAAAGAAAGGATTGATAAAAGAAGAAGAACTTTTAGACATTGAGTCCCATGCTTGCCCTACGTGTGGGTCTTGTTCTGGAATGTTTACAGCAAACTCTATGAACTGTCTTGCTGAAGCTTTGGGAATTGCTCTTCCTGGAAATGGTTCGATACTTGCAATAGACCCAAGAAGAATAGAACTCGCAAAACAAGCAGGAAGACAGATAGTAGAGCTTGTTAAAGCCAACCTAAAATTCAGAGATATAGTAAACTATCAAACTTTTGAGAACGCTTTCACACTTGATATAGCAATGGGAGGGTCTTCAAATACAGTTTTACACCTTTTAGCTATAGCTCACGAGGCAGGAATTGAGTTTCCTATGGAAAAAATAGATGAAATCTCAAGAAAAACACCAACCCTTTGTAAACTAGCTCCCGCGTCTCAATATCATATGGAAGATTTGGATAGAGCTGGTGGAATCTATGCAATATTAAAAGAATTATCTAAAAAGAATCTACTGCATTTAGGCAGACCTACAGTTTTAATGAAAACTTTGGGAGAGGCTATAAGAGATGCAGAAATTAAAGATTACAATGTTATAAGACCTATAGACAATCCATACAGTGAAACTGGAGGGCTTGCAGTACTATTTGGAAACATAGCACCAGATGGAGCAGTAGTCAAAGCTGCAGCAGTTGACCCTAAAATAATGGTTCACAAAGGAAAAGCGGTTGTATTTGATAGTGAAGAAGAAGCTATAAAAGGCATAACAAATGGAAAAGTAAAAGAAGGAAACGTAGTTGTTATCAGGTACGAAGGCCCAAAAGGTGGACCTGGAATGAGAGAAATGCTTGCTCCAACGTCAACAATAATGGGAATGGGACTTGGAGACAAAGTGTCTCTTATAACAGATGGAAGATTTTCTGGTGCCACAAGAGGAGCTTGTATAGGACACGTATCTCCAGAAGCTGCAGCAGGAGGACCTATAGGTATAATTCAAGACGGAGACGAGATATTAATAGATATTCCAAATAGAAAGATAGAGTTGTTAATACCTCAAGAAGAGTTTGAAAGAAGAATGAAAGAGTTCAAACCTAAGAAAAAAGAAATACCAAGTCCTTGGCTTAGAAGATACTCAAAGTTCGTAACCTCTGCAAATAAAGGTGCTATCTTATCAGATGAATGTAGTTAA
- the atpC gene encoding ATP synthase F1 subunit epsilon has product MYKLDVVTPLGNVFSGEVYQTVITTADGEIGILENHMLLLTNITPGKLRIEKANGEVKEMAITYGILDVAGDKVIALIEEVYELNEIDTENEKKLLEEANSKLQSENLTEEERKHYEKQKYRAETLLNLASAKV; this is encoded by the coding sequence ATGTATAAATTAGATGTTGTAACTCCGCTTGGAAATGTTTTTAGTGGAGAAGTTTATCAAACTGTTATAACAACAGCTGACGGAGAAATAGGTATTTTAGAAAACCACATGCTACTTCTTACAAACATCACTCCAGGAAAGTTAAGGATTGAGAAGGCAAACGGTGAAGTAAAAGAGATGGCTATAACTTACGGTATATTAGACGTAGCAGGAGACAAAGTTATCGCATTAATTGAAGAAGTTTACGAATTAAACGAGATAGACACAGAAAACGAAAAGAAGCTCCTTGAAGAAGCAAACTCAAAACTCCAATCAGAAAACTTAACGGAAGAAGAAAGAAAGCATTACGAAAAACAAAAATACAGAGCTGAAACACTTTTAAATCTTGCATCTGCAAAAGTTTAA
- a CDS encoding lytic transglycosylase domain-containing protein, with protein sequence MASKKFLNFLIGLLMFTLFVKPTFALNEDLNRCFYEASVSYNVPQGLLIAIAKVESGFRPWVININQNGKSVKVINPKSLTEALVYVRYLHDNGYNYDVGIGQINVWNIKRLKLQPEQLLDPCNNIKVSAYILRENINKYGLTWDAIWRYNGRKDYAYKVYNALISMGLVARR encoded by the coding sequence ATGGCAAGCAAAAAATTCCTAAACTTTTTAATAGGTCTTTTAATGTTTACACTTTTTGTTAAGCCAACTTTCGCATTAAATGAGGATTTAAATCGTTGCTTTTACGAAGCCTCTGTTAGTTATAATGTTCCTCAGGGATTGCTTATTGCAATTGCAAAAGTTGAGTCTGGATTTAGACCTTGGGTTATAAACATAAATCAAAATGGTAAGTCAGTTAAAGTTATAAATCCAAAATCTTTAACAGAAGCTTTAGTGTATGTTAGATATTTACATGATAACGGTTATAATTACGATGTTGGAATAGGTCAGATAAATGTATGGAATATAAAAAGATTGAAGCTTCAACCTGAACAGCTTTTAGACCCTTGCAACAACATAAAAGTTTCTGCATACATTTTAAGAGAAAACATTAACAAGTACGGTTTAACTTGGGATGCAATATGGCGTTATAACGGTAGAAAAGATTACGCTTACAAAGTTTACAACGCCTTAATATCTATGGGACTTGTAGCTCGTAGATAA
- the ybeY gene encoding rRNA maturation RNase YbeY: protein MKNRILINKEVYDREITKEFVKKVVDQILNNLQLENVEVSITLTDNDTIKSINKQWRGKDKPTDVLSFPQGYTIGYKYRVLGDVIISLPYAKNQAREIGHSYKAEIVRLLTHGILHLLGYDHETNEEDAKIMFDLQDRICEKVIYELQVP, encoded by the coding sequence ATGAAAAATAGAATACTTATAAATAAGGAAGTTTATGATAGAGAAATAACAAAAGAATTTGTAAAAAAGGTAGTAGATCAAATTTTAAACAACCTTCAGCTGGAAAATGTAGAGGTAAGTATAACACTTACAGATAACGATACAATAAAAAGTATAAATAAACAGTGGCGTGGTAAAGATAAACCTACAGATGTTTTATCCTTTCCTCAAGGATATACCATAGGCTATAAATACAGAGTTTTAGGTGATGTAATAATATCTCTGCCGTATGCAAAAAATCAAGCTAGAGAAATAGGTCATTCTTACAAAGCCGAGATAGTAAGATTATTAACCCATGGTATTTTACATCTTTTAGGTTATGACCATGAAACAAACGAAGAAGATGCAAAAATAATGTTTGACCTGCAGGATAGAATATGCGAAAAAGTTATCTACGAGCTACAAGTCCCATAG